A genomic stretch from Triplophysa dalaica isolate WHDGS20190420 chromosome 4, ASM1584641v1, whole genome shotgun sequence includes:
- the fbxw2 gene encoding F-box/WD repeat-containing protein 2 codes for MEKAAFEAWLESVSTSFLALNDQQRNQSLDHLISLSGAVQLRHLSNGLEALLKRDFLRLLPLELAFYLLRWLDPQTLLTCCLVCKQWNKVINACTEVWQGVCRDLGWRIDESIQDGVHWKGVYLKAKLRMKQLREEDAFETSSLIGHSARVYALYYRDGLLCTGSDDLSAKLWDVRTGQCIYGIQTHTCATVKFDEQKLVTGSFDNTIACWEWSTGAKIQQFRGHTGAVFSIDYNDELDTLVSGSADFTVKVWSLSAGTCVNTFTGHTEWVTKVHLQKSQVESMMHSPGDYILLSADKYEIKVWPIGREINCKCLKTLFVSEDRSVCLQPRLQFDGRYVVCSSDLGIYQWDFSSFDVVRIIKPQQDPSSISLLSFGQVFALLFDNNYLYVMDLRTEAIVGRWPLPAYRKSKRGSSFLPGVTSWLNGLDGKNDAGLVFATSMPDHSIHLVLWRENG; via the exons ATGGAGAAGGCGGCTTTCGAGGCGTGGCTGGAGTCAGTATCCACCTCCTTCCTGGCACTAAACGACCAACAGCGCAACCAATCTCTGGACCACCTTATCTCACTGAGTGGTGCCGTTCAGCTGCGACATCTGTCCAATGGACTGGAAGCTCTTCTGAAACGTGATTTCCTGCGCCTGTTGCCGTTAGAGCTGGCCTTCTACCTTCTCCGTTGGCTAGACCCACAGACCCTGCTCACCTGCTGCCTGGTGTGCAAACAGTGGAATAAAGTCATCAATGCCTGTACTGAGGTTTGGCAGGGCGTGTGTCGAGACCTCGGCTGGCGCATTGATGAGTCTATCCAGGATGGTGTACACTGGAAGGGTGTATATCTGAAGGCCAAGCTACGCATGAAGCAGCTAAGGGAGGAGGATGCTTTTGAGACGAGCTCTCTCATTGGACACAGTGCTCGTGTATACGCTCTCTACTACCGGGATGGGCTGCTTTGCACag GTTCTGATGACTTGTCAGCCAAACTATGGGACGTTCGCACAGGGCAATGCATCTATGgcatccaaacacacacttgtGCCACCGTCAAATTCGATGAGCAGAAACTTGTGACCGGGTCTTTTGACAATACCATTGCGTGCTGGGAATGGAGCACTGGTGCCAAAATCCAGCAATTTCGAGGGCACACAGGGGcag TATTCAGTATAGATTACAATGATGAACTGGACACCCTGGTCAGCGGTTCAGCAGACTTTACTGTAAAAGTCTGGTCCCTCTCTGCAGGGACTTGTGTAAACACTTTTACTGGGCATACTGAGTGGGTCACCAAG GTACACCTTCAGAAAAGCCAAGTGGAGTCCATGATGCACAGTCCAGGGGACTATATACTACTGAGCGCTGATAAATATGAAATCAAG GTGTGGCCAATAGGGCGTGAGATcaactgtaaatgtttaaagacCCTATTTGTGTCAGAAGACCGCAGTGTCTGCTTGCAGCCACGATTACAGTTTGATGGCCGCTACGTTGTGTGTAGTTCAGACCTGGGCATCTACCAGTGGGACTTTTCAAGTTTTGATGTTGTCAG AATCATCAAACCACAGCAGGACCCCTCCAGCATCTCTCTGCTTAGTTTTGGCCAGGTCTTTGCTCTCCTATTTGACAACAACTATCTTTATGTCATGGACTTGAGGACAGAGGCCATCGTGGGCCGCTGGCCACTACCAGCCTACCGCAAATCCAAACGTGGCTCTAGTTTCTTACCAGGCGTCACCTCTTGGCTCAATGGACTTGATGGCAAGAACGATGCGGGCCTGGTGTTTGCCACCAGTATGCCTGATCATAGCATTCATCTGGTTCTGTGGAGAGAGAATGGGTAG